A genomic region of Acipenser ruthenus chromosome 9, fAciRut3.2 maternal haplotype, whole genome shotgun sequence contains the following coding sequences:
- the LOC131737890 gene encoding uncharacterized protein LOC131737890, whose protein sequence is MATGCLQGGGSGYKGEAVTLVRPPCADDGIQPEPVSLLLFCFVSDRGGVRVGSCSRGASIRPGARPSQHNTAQHQHSPRPRKKEHSFVHGGLWFRSVILFVNKDCKPAVFPPIPSLAKGGGGCLLLLFIIIIEIKTQTFLGELWSGHCLYYHHSHPVHKWCQKRDFTMDLAALNTMMEAQARRHEETLAAVMERMNAMFLAANQRREPVAEPAVAPPKPKVVKMSLEDDPEAYLTSFERQATAALWPREWWATQLGPNLIGEAQAAYHALTHEQAMDYDLVKKAILQRLDITEETHRRRFQEYQRPEGVRPRVMAQQLVDQVTRWLCPGERTAEEVAEIVTIEQFIQLLGPEASNWVSRHRPTTLDAAVRLAEGYEDSMPTPLPTPIHSTPTFIRPRMAGPRPGPLHPHTPFTSGPAPSRSPTGGLAPQHWRPRSTPSWGRTGAPSPLSGRQRDNQAPWAPLPLECYRCHGVGHLARNCPSAMECGAASHYLVPATEEE, encoded by the coding sequence atggcaacgggttgtttgcaaggaggaggttctgggtacaaaggggaagcagttacgttagtacggcccccttgcgctgatgacggtatccagccggagcctgtgtctctgttattgttttgttttgtctctgacagaggaggagtgagagtcgggagctgcagccgcggagccagcattagacccggagcacgtccctcacagcacaacacagcacagcaccagcactcaccacgaccccggaagaaagagcacagtttcgtgcacggaggattgtggttcaggAGTGTCATTCTTTTTGTTAataaggactgtaaacctgccgtgttccccccgataccatcgctggcaaaaggggggggggggtgtttattattattatttattataattattgaaattaaaacacagacgtttttgggagaactctggtctggacattgcctttattatcaccactcacatcctgttcacaagtggtgtcagaaacgggattttACAATGGACCTTGCAGCACTGAACACCATGATGGAGGCTCAGGCACGGAGGCATGAAGAGACCTTGGCAGCGGTGATGGAGAGGATGAATGCCATGTTCCTCGCGGCCAACCAGAGGAGGGAACCGGTGGCCGAACCAGCAGTAGCGCCTCCGAAACCTAAAgtggtgaagatgtcgctggaggatgatcccgaggcctatttaACATCCTTTGAAAGGCAGGCGACAGCAGCCCtatggcctcgggagtggtgggctacccagctgGGACCCAATCTGAtcggggaagcccaggcagcctaccacgcTTTAACCCATGAACAAGCCATGGATTATGATCTTGTAAAGAAAGCCATCCTTCAGCGACTGGACATCACGGAGGAGACGCACCGCCGCCGGTTCCAGGAGTACCAACGCCCAGAAGGAGTCCGACCCCGAGTAATGGCCCAGCAGTTGGTGGACcaggtgacccggtggctctgccctggTGAACGCACAGCAGAGGAGGTGGCTGAGATTGTCACCATtgaacaatttatacagttgctgGGGCCAGAAGCCAGTAATTGGGTCAGCCGGCACCGGCCCACCACGCTGGACGCCGCGGTCAGGTTGGCTGAGGGGTACGAGGACTCTATGCCCACACCGCTGCCCACCCCGATACATTCCACGCCGACCTTCATCAGACCCAGGATGGCGGGCCCAAGGCCGGGGCCCCTTCACCCACACACACCCTTCACGTCTGGACCAGCACCCTCACGTTCCCCAACGGGTGGCCTCGCTCCACAACACTGGAGGCCGAGGtcaacccccagctggggtagaacagGGGCCCCCTCCCCGCTGTCAGGTCGGCAGCGGGACAACCAGGCTCCGTGGGCGCCTCTCCCTCTGGAATGTTACCGGTGCCATGGGGTCGGCCACCTTGCCCGGAATTGCCCCTCAGCAATGGAGTGTGGTGCGGCTTCGCATTATTTGGTACCGGcgacag